A single window of Drosophila suzukii chromosome 3, CBGP_Dsuzu_IsoJpt1.0, whole genome shotgun sequence DNA harbors:
- the Cad88C gene encoding cadherin-23, translating into MYNEPQSQSSGHGIGSMDYKKVRLKGPRQRKSPSYVSPIHIQVIILTALISLVASNRPPRFAIDGQSEIVLRLKESPETKVGTLIYTLKGYDPDNDPLTFGKRNSHDSEIIRIENTGGNEAKIFLAKELDRELQDEYSIVLTLTDSHYSDHNYVTQSFLLLVEDINDNVPSFLPYQNAIEIPEGSAPGVVSTLEATDADEGAYGQVVYYLQELDGDNDVFSIATHQGKGILRLQKELDYERKSLYQLRVLAIDRANQGPINTGTAAILVKVKDLEDQPPEFVEVQAVARIAEDAPVGTKVLRVRAIDGDRGINNPIAYSLEANDLFDIDPHTGVVHTLTELDREEQSDQVNGAHILRISATELSKSNTQMAPTTVRTEVTIIVSDVNDEIPTFGETVYRCEVNENAQTNTPLNFIDEEVQNVVFDHDEGNNGTFRLFLDPPNDLFEIVPELAVNEANFMLRVKNSKSLDFEQFTEVNFTIFAREVDEPSRWSSAHVQIFIRDQNDNFPEFSQTIYNASVLENSEQDTNITQVQAVDVDSGDYGTIGIRYTNLRGGIAHLLNLNPITGVITIKQAGGTAFDREIISRHYLTVEAIDSAGQGNRNTAQIIVDILDVNDNAPTFPQRQYETKLLENQAEFETPLQLEARDADLNGTENSQVTYEIVEGMYRSNFTIDPQSGLLRPVHRFDFEELVERSSGSRSDSQAGGSSSIREIDLLVRARDSGIPMLSTVVPVLIYVQDVNDNAPIFQRSFYAKTIPEDLPGGSSVLQVTAVDRDGSSPNNAVVYRIQTGASDKFIINSETGVISVAQGANLDPDLTDSKRSLYTLSVIALDGGLGNSQLMTTCTVNISIQDVNNKAPVLTEMPALKIVENTLVGTLVYRIRATDLDQKAILRYKLNPEHCEGRSEEGALVKASEYDFLGAFEVDPIEGSLKIIKLLDRERVEHIKLAVTVEDLAAAKGRQIAEGFLSIQVLDENDNNPKFRLPFYRQSITENSINGAMIVNVLAADVDRNRTITYALEGNPTYRSLMHLDAQTGEIVVASKIDHEQHQWLNFSVRATDSGVPARSSLVDVYITVLDENDNNPYFVGGSKNYTISENAPPGTRVATLQAGDADSGDFGKITFLMDRISSQGKFTIDADTGVLTVADRLDRESKDSYNLVIEAWDNYQFGFLAGESRNAFKQVFISLLDENDNPPEVSLPDSCVLITEYHELHERVASIAGKDADDPSTPNGRLDFAITQGNKDGMFELRQLDAWNAQIFASKCLRNRFGNYSITITTRDMGLPANIVHSALDICVSDFNDHAPVFVRPLHNTTVRIPENATVGTLILQAFASDADMGQNALVRYRLKPDPLGSYKMFEVNANSGELFLREPLNREKQKIHEIRIEAYDQGLPTSLSSDLDLTIYVRNVNDYEPQFIVNEISVNFTEHSDPGSERIKLPDTIDKDQLELDDPNDTPSQVCYFIVSGNEAGYFRLDPESHILTVDRELDREVVANFTLYVRATENCGNDSLTGGGKRRRMGIEINNRLEGFLHNRQIGYDRFKHSRQLRSPETNEYETEDGEMASYETYDSSQEDQSGGLAPTHPESDSTVVKVKVRVLDINDNPPRFRSKIFTGGITTNADFGLKFMRVEATDADEGENGKIGYYQVGDIRQTLSEGLENVRKAPFLLDQETGEVQLNFDPQKGMKGYFDFVVLANDTSGMKDVAHVFIYLLREDQKVRFVFRLQPDELRSRVDSFRDTLGNITESIVNIDEIKVHENKDGSVDKTKTDLYMHLVEREDNSIYDVTEVLKLIDSHIESLDGLFKELNVLDTQAAEAQLLTAGPTRGPLFVWLVFTNLFLATLLVVTIALCASQRNGYRRQLRAAKVNIFRGHSSMSLQHPQEPATRVPNTNKHSVQGSNPIWLKGYDNEWFKSEETGSIGGHDSLDDNFLAVATQDMHETLKGTAKLFNNSNDLNRHFNLYNQIDKLTNNAQILARKLETTEL; encoded by the exons ATGTACAACGAACCACAGTCGCAGTCGAGTGGCCATGGCATTGGCAGCATGGACTACAAGAAGGTTCGCTTAAAAGGACCAAGGCAGCGAAAATCCCCTAGTTATGTAAGCCCCATCCACATCCAAGTCATAATACTCACCGCACTAATCAGCTTGGTGGCCTCAAATCGCCCGCCGCGCTTCGCTATCGACGGGCAGTCAGAGATTGTACTGCGTCTTAAGGAGAGTCCTGAAACGAAAGTGG GAACGCTGATATACACGCTAAAGGGCTACGATCCGGACAACGATCCGCTGACCTTTGGCAAGCGCAACTCGCATGATAGCGAGATCATCCGGATAGAGAACACGGGTGGCAACGAGGCTAAGATCTTTTTGGCCAAGGAACTCGATCGCGAGCTGCAGGACGAGTATTCCATAGTGCTAACACTGACCGACAGTCATTACAGCGATCACAACTATGTGACGCAGAGCTTTTTGCTCCTGGTTGAGGACATAAACGATAATGTTCCCAGCTTCCTGCCCTACCAAAATGCCATCGAAATACCAGAGGGCAGTGCTCCGGGGGTGGTTAGCACGCTGGAGGCTACGGATGCGGATGAGGGCGCCTATGGCCAGGTTGTGTACTATCTGCAAGAACTGGATGGAGATAACGATGTGTTCAGCATAGCCACCCATCAGGGTAAAGGCATATTGAGGTTGCAGAAGGAGTTGGACTACGAAAGGAAGAGTCTGTATCAGCTGAGGGTTTTGGCCATCGATCGTGCGAATCAGGGACCCATAAACACTGGTACTGCTGCCATACTGGTGAAGGTTAAGGATCTGGAGGATCAGCCCCCGGAATTCGTAGAAGTTCAAGCAGTGGCGCGAATCGCCGAAGATGCTCCTGTGGGCACAAAAGTTCTGAGAGTTCGGGCCATTGATGGAGATCGTGGGATCAATAACCCCATAGCATATTCCCTGGAGGCCAATGATTTATTCGACATAGATCCGCACACGGGAGTAGTTCACACGCTCACTGAATTGGATCGAGAGGAGCAGAGTGATCAGGTGAATGGTGCCCACATCTTACGGATTTCAGCCACCGAGTTGTCCAAATCGAATACCCAAATGGCACCCACAACAGTTCGGACTGAAGTTACGATTATAGTGAGCGATGTGAACGATGAGATACCCACTTTTGGAGAAACTGTATATCGTTGTGAGGTAAATGAGAATGCCCAGACCAACACCCCGCTTAATTTCATCGACGAGGAAGTACAAAATGTGGTTTTCGATCACGATGAGGGCAACAATGGCACCTTTCGCTTGTTTCTGGATCCGCCCAACGACCTGTTCGAGATTGTACCTGAGTTGGCTGTTAATGAGGCCAACTTTATGCTGCGGGTGAAGAACTCAAAGTCACTCGATTTTGAACAGTTCACCGAGGTCAATTTTACCATATTTGCGAGGGAGGTTGACGAGCCCAGTCGATGGAG ttCCGCTCATGTGCAGATTTTTATAAGAGATCAAAACGACAACTTCCCGGAGTTCAGTCAGACGATCTATAATGCCAGTGTGTTGGAGAACAGTGAACAGGACACGAATATAACCCAAGTACAGGCGGTAGATGTGGATTCGGGGGATTACGGAACTATAGGTATACGATACACCAACCTCAGAGGAGGCATAGCACACTT ACTCAATCTGAACCCTATAACCGGAGTCATAACTATCAAGCAAGCAGGTGGCACAGCCTTCGATCGTGAGATAATATCCCGGCACTATCTCACCGTGGAAGCCATCGATAGCGCTGGTCAGGGCAACAGAAATACGGCCCAAATTATCGTGGACATTCTGGATGTGAATGATAATGCTCCAACTTTTCCCCAGCGACAATACGAGACCAAGTTGTTGGAGAACCAGGCCGAGTTTGAGACCCCCTTGCAATTGGAGGCCAGAGATGCGGATCTCAATGGCACGGAGAATAGCCAGGTGACCTACGAAATTGTGGAGGGCATGTACCGCTCGAACTTCACCATAGATCCGCAGAGTGGCCTGCTCCGTCCGGTGCATCGATTCGATTTCGAGGAGTTGGTCGAACGGAGCAGTGGCAGTCGGAGTGATTCCCAGGCGGGAGGATCTTCGAGCATCCGGGAGATCGATCTCCTGGTGCGAGCTCGCGATTCCGGAATTCCCATGCTCTCTACAGTGGTCCCAGTTCTAATTTACGTTCAGGATGTGAATGACAACGCGCCCATATTCCAGCGCAGTTTCTACGCCAAAACCATTCCCGAGGATCTGCCAGGTGGGAGCTCGGTTCTACAGGTAACAGCCGTAGACCGAGATGGATCCTCGCCCAACAATGCAGTGGTCTATCGCATACAAACTGGAGCCAGCGATAAGTTTATCATAAACTCGGAAACGGGCGTTATATCGGTGGCTCAGGGAGCCAATCTAGATCCAGATCTTACGGACAGCAAGAGATCGCTTTATACCCTGTCGGTG ATTGCTCTAGATGGCGGCTTGGGCAACTCCCAACTTATGACAACTTGTACGGTGAACATCAGCATTCAGGATGTGAATAACAAGGCCCCTGTTCTAACTGAAATGCCTGCTTTGAAGATCGTGGAGAACACTCTTGTCGGCACACTGGTCTATCGTATCCGGGCAACGGACTTGGACCAGAAGGCCATCCTGCGGTACAAACTGAACCCGGAACACTGTGAAGGTCGCAGTGAGGAGGGTGCGTTGGTAAAAGCCAGCGAGTACGACTTTCTGGGCGCCTTCGAGGTGGATCCCATCGAGGGAAGCCTCAAGATAATCAAACTGTTAGATCGCGAAAGGGTGGAGCACATTAAACTGGCCGTTACGGTGGAGGATCTGGCTGCAGCTAAAGGCAGACAGATTGCTGAAG GTTTCCTGAGCATCCAAGTATTGGATGAAAATGACAATAACCCCAAGTTCCGGCTGCCCTTCTACCGGCAATCGATTACAGAGAATAGCATAAATGGAGCCATGATTGTGAATGTGCTGGCCGCGGATGTGGATAGGAATCGTACCATAACCTATGCCCTGGAGGGGAATCCCACCTATCGGTCACTGATGCACCTGGATGCACAGACGGGGGAGATTGTGGTGGCCAGCAAGATTGATCATGAGCAGCACCAGTGGCTCAACTTCAGTGTGAGAGCCACGGACTCCGGGGTGCCAGCCAGATCCTCACTGGTTGATGTTTATATAACAGTTCTGGATGAGAACGATAACAATCCCTACTTTGTGGGTGGCAGCAAGAACTATACGATCAGTGAGAATGCACCTCCTGGAACCAGAGTGGCCACTCTGCAGGCTGGGGATGCGGATTCGGGTGACTTTGGCAAGATCACCTTCCTGATGGATCGCATCAGCTCGCAGGGAAAGTTCACCATTGATGCGGATACTGGAGTGCTAACGGTGGCCGATCGCCTGGATAGGGAGTCGAAGGACTCCTACAACCTCGTGATCGAGGCCTGGGACAACTATCAATTCGGTTTCCTGGCCGGAGAAAGTCGGAATGCCTTTAAGCAGGTCTT CATTTCCCTACTGGATGAGAATGATAATCCTCCGGAGGTTAGCCTGCCCGACAGTTGTGTCCTAATCACCGAGTATCATGAGCTACATGAGCGAGTTGCAAGTATAGCGGGTAAGGATGCTGATGATCCGAGTACCCCAAATGGAAGACTGGATTTCGCCATCACGCAGGGCAATAAAGATG GCATGTTCGAACTGCGTCAGCTAGACGCTTGGAATGCCCAGATCTTTGCCAGCAAGTGTCTGCGCAATAGGTTTGGAAACTATAGCATTACGATAACCACCCGAGATATGGGTCTTCCGGCAAATATTGTGCACAGCGCGCTGGACATTTGCGTATCGGATTTCAACGACCACGCTCCGGTTTTTGTAAGACCACTACATAACACAACAGTTCGGATTCCGGAAAATGCCACTGTCGGCACTCTGATACTCCAGGCTTTTGCCAGTGATGCAGATATGGGCCAGAATGCTTTGGTTAGATATCGCCTGAAACCCGATCCCTTGGGGAGCTATAAGATGTTTGAGGTGAACGCCAACTCAGGCGAACTCTTCCTACGAGAGCCACTGAATCGTGAAAAGCAGAAGATTCACGAG ATCCGCATAGAAGCCTACGATCAGGGATTACCCACCTCGCTTAGTTCCGACTTGGACCTCACCATCTATGTGCGGAATGTAAACGATTACGAACCGCAATTTATTGTTAACGAAATATCCGTAAACTTCACGGAGCACTCGGATCCAGGGTCGGAAAGAATAAAGCTACCCGACACCATAGACAAGGATCAGTTGGAACTGGACGATCCGAATGATACACCAAGTCAAGTGTGCTACTTTATAGTGAGTGGAAATGAGGCGGGATATTTTCGCCTCGATCCCGAGTCTCACATACTGACTGTTGATCGCGAACTAGATCGCGAGGTGGTGGCGAATTTTACGCTTTATGTTCGGGCCACTGAGAACTGTGGAAATGATTCTCTGACTGGTGGTGGAAAACGTCGTCGTATGGGTATCGAGATCAACAACAGATTGGAAGGCTTTTTGCATAATCGACAGATTGGATATGATCGCTTTAAACATTCCCGCCAACTGAGATCGCCGGAAACTAACGAGTACGAAACCGAGGATGGAGAGATGGCATCATATGAGACCTATGACAGCAGTCAGGAGGATCAATCTGGCGGACTAGCACCTACTCACCCAGAATCCGATAgcactgtggtgaaggttaaGGTGCGAGTGCTGGATATCAATGATAATCCGCCGCGGTTCCGTTCCAAGATCTTTACTGGTGGAATAACGACAAATGCGGATTTCGGCTTGAAATTCATGCGCGTGGAGGCCACGGATGCAGATGAGGGGGAGAACGGAAAGATTGGATATTACCAGGTTGGTGATATCCGTCAGACCCTCTCCGAAGGACTAGAGAATGTGCGCAAAGCGCCTTTTCTACTTGATCAGGAAACGGGAGAAGTACAGCTGAACTTTGACCCGCAAAAGGGTATGAAAGGATATTTCGATTTCGTGGTCTTGGCCAATGACACATCGGGAATGAAGGATGTGGCCCATGTGTTTATCTACTTGTTGAGAGAGGACCAGAAGGTGCGCTTTGTGTTCAGACTCCAGCCGGATGAACTACGATCCCGAGTGGACTCTTTCAGGGA CACCCTCGGAAACATCACTGAATCCATTGTCAACATAGATGAGATTAAGGTCCATGAGAACAAGGATGGTTCGGTGGACAAAACGAAAACAGATCTGTATATGCATCTAGTCGAGCGCGAAGACAACTCCATTTATGATGTAACCGAGGTGCTCAAGCTGATTGACTCACACATCGAAAGCCTGGATGGTCTTTTCAAGGAGCTTAATGTGCTGGACACGCAGGCGGCGGAGGCTCAGCTCCTGACTGCCGGACCCACCCGGGGTCCATTATTCGTGTGGCTGGTGTTTACCAACCTATTCCTGGCCACTTTGCTGGTGGTCACCATTGCCCTTTGTGCCTCGCAGAGGAACGGGTACCGCAGGCAGCTGAGAGCTGCGAAAGTCAATATATTCC GTGGTCACTCCTCGATGTCCCTGCAACATCCCCAGGAGCCCGCCACTCGTGTGCCGAATACCAACAAGCACAGCGTCCAAGGGTCAAATCCCATTTGGCTGAAGGGCTACGACAACGAGTGGTTCAAATCAGAGGAGACTGGCAG TATTGGTGGCCACGACTCACTGGATGATAACTTTCTGGCCGTGGCTACGCAGGATATGCACGAAACCCTCAAGGGAACCGCGAAGTTATTCAACAACAGCAATGATCTAAATCGACACTTTAATTTGTACAACCAAATCGACAAGTTGACCAACAATGCTCAAATCCTGGCCCGAAAACTGGAGACCACGGAATTATAG